A part of Capsicum annuum cultivar UCD-10X-F1 chromosome 6, UCD10Xv1.1, whole genome shotgun sequence genomic DNA contains:
- the LOC107874282 gene encoding LOW QUALITY PROTEIN: protein RETICULATA-RELATED 6, chloroplastic (The sequence of the model RefSeq protein was modified relative to this genomic sequence to represent the inferred CDS: inserted 1 base in 1 codon), which translates to MKSPNNLEFYLSGKLYCTELKAYKLQNSLSDDHRPGQLTRRSRKFEVITIFGFKFQLKYTGCNLRVYDTAQLLGNDYILDLQNGLDLGVVSPEVLQNFFDLEQYPFISELTDRFQGFRERLLADPKFLNRLAIEESISITTTLLAQYEKRKENCFEELDYVITDTVRGIVVDFFTVWLPAPTNSFLSVADNVDAPESIGAVKDLLGSIPDNAFQKSLVGKDWNVSHRVASVLVGGLKLAGVGFISSIGAVASSNILYAVRKXIKPTFTTVQKNKRSPILKTALVYSSFLGTSANLRYQVTAGLVEHRLADQFSDQTFLVNVLSFVVRRINSYWGTQQWIDLARLTGLQARKSQQVSDLPPDSANPAAVGCNTSEDTNTDEINSQ; encoded by the exons ATGAAAAGTCCGAATAACTTAGAGTTTTACCTCAGTGGTAAATTATATTGCACAG AATTAAAGGCTTACAAGTTGCAGAACTCATTATCGGATGACCACCGTCCT GGTCAATTGACACGTCGTAGCAGAAAGTTTGAAGTTATTACTATCTTTGGCTTCAAATTTCAACTAAAATACACTGGTTGCAATTTGAGAGTATATGATACTGCGCAGCTGTTGGGAAACGATTACATACTA GACCTTCAAAATGGACTAGATCTTGGTGTGGTATCCCCGGAAGTGCTGCAGAACTTTTTTGATCTAGAGCAATATCCTTTCATTTCAGAGTTAACAGACCGTTTTCAG GGTTTTAGAGAGAGATTGTTGGCTGATCCTAAATTTCTAAATCGATTAGCTATTGAAGAATCTATATCAATAACAACTACTCTGTTGGCGCAGTATGAGAAGCGTAAAGAGAATTGTTTTGAAGAgcttgattatgttattactgaCACTGTCAGGGGCATAGTTGTGGATTTTTTCACAGTGTGGCTTCCTGCTCCAACAAATTCTTTCTTGTCAGTTGCTGATAATGTTGATGCACCTGAGAGCATCGGAGCAGTGAAAGATCTCCTGGGTTCCATCCCAGATAATGCTTTTCAGAAAAGTCTTGTTGGGAAGGACTGGAATGTGAGTCACAGAGTTGCCTCTGTGCTTGTTGGTGGCCTTAAATTGGCCGGTGTAGGATTTATTTCTAGCATCGGGGCAGTGGCTTCATCAAATATCTTGTATGCAGTGCGCA GCATTAAACCAACCTTTACTACTGTCCAAAAGAACAAACGGTCTCCAATATTGAAAACGGCACTTGTGTATTCATCATTTCTTGGTACATCTGCAAATCTGCGTTATCAGGTAAC TGCAGGATTGGTAGAGCACCGGCTTGCAGATCAATTTTCTGACCAAACATTTCTTGTAAATGTGCTATCTTTTGTTGTTCGAAGGATCAACTCCTATTGGGGAACCCAG CAATGGATCGACCTTGCCCGGCTTACAGGATTGCAGGCTCGGAAGAGTCAGCAAGTTTCTGATCTTCCTCCAGATTCTGCAAATCCAGCTGCAGTCGGTTGCAATACATCAGAAGATACCAATACTGATGAAATCAACAGTCAATAG
- the LOC107873327 gene encoding arogenate dehydrogenase 1, chloroplastic, whose protein sequence is MSPSSSSCSQAKTLRIGIIGFGPFAQFLAKNLIKQGHFIRATSRSDYSELCSNLGILFFRDMGAFLESDNEIIIISTSILSLSRVVESMPFHCLKRPTLFVDVLSVKEHPKDVLLQILPEECDLLCTHPMFGPESGKDGWTDLTFMYDMVRIRDQPLCSFFLHVFSSEGCKMLEMTCEEHDRLAARSQFLTHTIGRILSEMDVEPTPIDTKGFQKLVQVKESSVKDSFDLFSGLFIHNRFARQQMKNLEVALEKVKEKLQERSKMRQDPIIPKF, encoded by the exons ATGTCTCCTTCGTCGTCTTCTTGTTCCCAAGCAAAAACTTTACGAATCGGCATAATTGGATTTGGTCCTTTCGCGCAGTTTTTGGCCAAAAACCTGATTAAACAAGGCCATTTTATCAGGGCAACTTCAAGATCAGATTATTCAGAGCTTTGCTCAAATTTGGGCATCCTATTTTTCAG GGATATGGGTGCATTTCTTGAATCGgataatgaaatcataataattagcaCGTCGATCCTGTCTCTATCACGAGTCGTGGAGTCCATGCCATTCCATTGTCTCAAGCGGCCTACACTTTTCGTTGATGTGCTCTCTGTGAAAGAACACCCAAAAGATGTCCTTTTGCAA ATACTGCCCGAAGAGTGCGACTTGCTGTGTACGCACCCAATGTTTGGACCAGAAAGTGGGAAAGATGGATGGACAGACTTGACTTTTATGTATGACATGGTTCGAATTAGAGATCAGCCCCTGTGCTCTTTTTTTCTGCACGTCTTCTCAAGTGAG GGTTGCAAAATGCTCGAAATGACTTGTGAAGAGCATGATAGATTGGCTGCTCGAAGTCAATTCCTCACTCACACAATCGGCAG GATCTTGTCGGAAATGGACGTTGAACCCACGCCCATAGACACAAAAGGATTTCAGAAACTTGTTCAAGTG AAGGAGAGCTCAGTTAAAGATAGCTTTGATCTGTTCAGCGGACTATTCATTCACAATAGGTTTGCCAGGCAACAG ATGAAAAATTTAGAAGTAGCATTGGAGAAAGTTAAAGAGAAACTTCAAGAGAGATCAAAGATGCGGCAGGATCCTATCATACCGAAGTTCTAA